Proteins encoded in a region of the Sphingomonas jaspsi DSM 18422 genome:
- a CDS encoding ABC transporter ATP-binding protein, with the protein MSEPIISIRNVTKRFGNMTAVDNVSLDIVPGEFFVLLGPSGCGKTTLLRMIAGFEVPTEGQILIDGQDMANVPPNKRPINMVFQSYAVFPHMTVAQNVGYGLKIAGVGSDDIRSRVAEALELVKLDGLGERKPDQLSGGQRQRVALARSLVMRPKVLLLDEPLSALDAKLRAQMQFELADLQEKVGITFVTVTHDQDEALSLATRVAVMNKGEVAQLAPPADLYEFPANRFVADFVGSVNMFEGTLTIDEPDRAAVDCPGLGKVYLNHGVTGAHGSQVWVALRPEKIYLHVPGQGKAVRAAAEDAPDEHNFARGVIKGMSYLGDCTLYDIQLDGGARLRVSRSNLSRRDQDHFTWDDRVSMHWRADSPIVLLS; encoded by the coding sequence ATGTCCGAACCGATCATTTCGATCCGCAACGTCACCAAACGCTTCGGCAACATGACCGCCGTCGACAATGTCAGCCTGGATATCGTGCCGGGCGAGTTCTTCGTCCTGCTCGGCCCGTCGGGCTGCGGCAAGACGACGCTCTTGCGCATGATCGCCGGTTTCGAAGTGCCGACCGAAGGGCAGATCCTGATCGACGGGCAGGATATGGCCAACGTCCCGCCGAACAAACGGCCGATCAACATGGTGTTCCAGTCCTACGCCGTGTTCCCGCACATGACCGTCGCGCAGAACGTCGGCTACGGTTTGAAGATCGCCGGGGTGGGCAGCGACGACATCCGCAGCCGCGTGGCCGAAGCGCTCGAGCTGGTGAAGCTCGACGGTCTGGGCGAACGCAAGCCCGACCAGCTCTCGGGCGGCCAGCGCCAGCGTGTCGCGCTCGCCCGCAGCCTCGTCATGCGGCCAAAGGTGCTGCTGCTCGACGAGCCCTTGTCGGCGCTCGACGCCAAGCTGCGCGCGCAAATGCAGTTCGAACTCGCCGACCTGCAGGAAAAGGTCGGCATCACCTTCGTGACGGTGACTCACGACCAGGATGAAGCCTTGTCGCTGGCGACCCGGGTCGCGGTGATGAACAAGGGCGAAGTGGCTCAGCTGGCACCGCCGGCCGACCTCTACGAATTTCCCGCCAACCGGTTCGTCGCCGACTTCGTGGGCTCGGTGAACATGTTCGAAGGAACGCTGACCATCGACGAGCCTGACCGGGCAGCGGTCGATTGCCCGGGCCTGGGCAAGGTCTACCTCAACCATGGCGTCACCGGCGCGCATGGCAGCCAGGTGTGGGTCGCGCTGCGGCCGGAGAAAATCTACCTGCACGTCCCGGGGCAGGGGAAGGCGGTCCGCGCGGCGGCCGAAGATGCGCCCGACGAGCATAATTTCGCCCGCGGGGTCATCAAGGGGATGAGCTATCTTGGCGATTGCACGCTGTACGATATCCAGCTCGACGGCGGCGCCCGGCTGCGGGTTTCGCGCTCGAACCTCTCCCGCCGCGACCAGGATCATTTCACGTGGGACGACCGGGTGTCGATGCACTGGCGCGCCGACAGCCCGATCGTGCTCTTGAGTTGA
- a CDS encoding ABC transporter permease has translation MFGRSNRTPIAPLEYTRRTWLRLWVGLTLFFLYAPLLTLMAFSFNDSRRNIVWMGFTTKYYKKALDNGSLMEALGNSLTIAAISTVVSLVIGALAAVMLWRFRFPGKAPVEGAMALPIVVPEICMGVAMLIFFAKVGYPTELPWPLSLGAIIISHITFCFPFVTMVVRARLASFNREQEEAAKDLGAGEWQAFRDVLLPHMKPGLIAGALLAFTLSLDDFVITFFTSGPNTITFPVKVYSMVRFSVTPEVNAVSTLLILLTVILTTIALRMEKQMGAMTQGH, from the coding sequence ATGTTCGGTCGATCCAACCGCACGCCGATCGCGCCGCTGGAATATACCCGCCGAACCTGGCTCCGCCTGTGGGTCGGGCTGACCTTGTTCTTCCTCTACGCGCCGCTGCTGACGCTGATGGCGTTCAGCTTCAACGACAGCCGCCGCAACATCGTCTGGATGGGCTTCACCACCAAATATTATAAGAAGGCGCTCGATAACGGCAGTCTGATGGAAGCACTCGGCAATTCGCTGACCATCGCCGCGATCAGCACGGTCGTCAGCCTGGTCATCGGCGCGCTCGCGGCGGTGATGCTGTGGCGCTTCCGCTTCCCCGGAAAAGCGCCGGTCGAAGGGGCGATGGCACTGCCCATCGTGGTCCCGGAAATCTGCATGGGCGTCGCGATGCTGATCTTCTTCGCCAAGGTCGGCTATCCGACCGAACTGCCCTGGCCGCTGAGCCTGGGTGCGATCATCATTTCGCACATCACCTTCTGCTTCCCGTTCGTGACGATGGTTGTGCGGGCGCGGCTTGCCAGCTTCAACCGCGAGCAGGAGGAGGCGGCAAAGGATCTCGGTGCCGGCGAATGGCAGGCGTTCCGCGACGTCCTGTTGCCGCACATGAAGCCGGGCCTGATCGCCGGGGCGCTGCTCGCCTTCACGCTCAGTCTCGACGATTTCGTCATCACCTTCTTCACGTCCGGGCCGAACACCATCACCTTCCCGGTGAAGGTCTATTCGATGGTCCGCTTCTCGGTAACGCCGGAGGTCAATGCGGTCTCGACCCTGCTGATCCTCCTCACCGTCATTCTCACCACGATCGCGCTGCGCATGGAAAAGCAGATGGGCGCGATGACGCAGGGCCATTGA
- a CDS encoding ABC transporter permease: MFATIASVPIGWLLLFFIIPMGIVWLYSFGTNAGLTEIKISGTFANYARAIEPLYLTIFAKSVGVAALTTLICLFVGFPVALAIVFATDKWKPWLLLGIMLPFWTNLLVRTYALMAVLRTEGYANQSIGWLHDKFGSLMTLVGMGPPQAYEPMHLLYNNFAVVLGLVYVHLPFMVLPLYAALDRLDKSLIEASLDLGAGHTRTLLNIVAPLALPGIISGLIITFVPALGAYLTPDLLGGPDSQMIANVIERQFKRANDWPFGAALSFLLMYATFIIIALQALKTKRTEGRV; this comes from the coding sequence ATGTTCGCGACCATCGCGAGCGTACCGATCGGATGGCTGCTACTGTTCTTCATCATCCCGATGGGGATCGTCTGGCTGTACAGCTTCGGCACTAATGCCGGGCTCACCGAGATCAAGATCTCGGGCACCTTCGCCAACTATGCGCGGGCGATCGAGCCGCTTTACCTCACCATCTTCGCCAAGTCGGTCGGGGTCGCCGCGCTGACCACGTTGATCTGCCTGTTCGTCGGATTTCCCGTCGCGCTGGCGATCGTGTTCGCGACCGACAAGTGGAAACCTTGGCTGCTGCTGGGCATCATGCTGCCCTTCTGGACCAACCTGCTGGTGCGCACTTACGCGTTGATGGCGGTTCTGAGGACCGAGGGCTATGCCAACCAGTCGATCGGCTGGCTGCACGACAAGTTCGGGTCGCTGATGACGCTGGTCGGCATGGGGCCGCCGCAGGCCTATGAGCCGATGCACCTGCTCTACAATAATTTCGCGGTCGTGCTGGGCCTCGTCTACGTCCACCTGCCCTTCATGGTCCTGCCGCTCTATGCAGCGCTCGACCGGCTCGACAAATCGCTCATCGAAGCGAGCCTCGATCTGGGCGCCGGACATACGCGCACCCTGCTCAACATCGTCGCCCCGCTGGCGCTGCCGGGCATCATTTCCGGCCTCATCATCACCTTCGTGCCCGCCCTCGGCGCATACCTCACGCCCGACCTGCTCGGCGGGCCTGACAGCCAGATGATCGCCAACGTCATCGAGCGCCAGTTCAAGCGTGCCAACGACTGGCCGTTCGGCGCGGCGCTGTCCTTCCTGCTCATGTATGCGACCTTCATCATCATCGCGCTGCAGGCGCTGAAGACCAAGCGTACGGAAGGACGGGTATGA
- a CDS encoding ABC transporter substrate-binding protein, whose translation MTDRPEIMGRRLGRRSLLQGLGVAAIGISFGGLAACSKEASKGGGAGTGEEPKLNFYNWDTYIGETTLEDFKDASGIDVNMSLFATNDELFAKLRAGNPGFDVIVPSNDFVERMIQSQLIEPLDHSLIPNMKNLDPTFVDVAYDPGRKYSMPYTWLTLGIGYRKSKVATPPDSWSVLYDSDQYKGRIALLSEAGDVIRLGAKYKGYSVNAITPEIIKEVEAMLIKQKPNIKTFHEDNGQDLLASGDVDLVMEYNGDIAQLMTEDKDVGFVLPKEGSQLNSDTLCIPKGAPHPKNAHAFINYLLDAKAGAEISKTILYPTPNAAAKALMPDDYKNNPVIFPPADQLAKCEYASYNEKLQPLYEEAFTRIRAA comes from the coding sequence ATGACCGACCGTCCGGAAATCATGGGTCGTCGACTGGGTCGCCGTTCGCTGTTGCAAGGTCTTGGCGTTGCCGCAATCGGCATCAGCTTCGGAGGCCTTGCGGCCTGCTCGAAGGAAGCAAGCAAAGGCGGTGGCGCCGGGACCGGTGAAGAGCCCAAGCTCAACTTCTACAACTGGGACACCTACATCGGCGAAACGACGCTCGAGGATTTCAAGGACGCGAGCGGCATCGATGTGAACATGAGCCTGTTCGCGACCAACGACGAATTGTTCGCCAAGCTGCGCGCCGGCAACCCGGGCTTCGACGTCATCGTGCCGTCGAACGACTTCGTCGAACGCATGATCCAGTCGCAGCTGATCGAACCGCTCGACCACAGCCTCATCCCCAACATGAAGAATCTCGACCCGACCTTCGTCGACGTCGCTTACGATCCGGGCCGCAAATATTCGATGCCCTACACCTGGCTGACGCTGGGGATCGGTTATCGCAAGTCGAAGGTGGCGACGCCGCCGGACAGCTGGAGCGTCCTTTACGACAGCGACCAGTATAAAGGCCGCATCGCGCTGCTGTCGGAAGCGGGCGACGTCATCCGCCTCGGCGCCAAATATAAGGGCTATTCGGTCAATGCGATCACGCCGGAGATCATCAAGGAAGTCGAGGCGATGCTGATCAAGCAGAAGCCCAACATCAAAACCTTCCACGAAGACAATGGCCAGGATCTGCTGGCGTCGGGCGACGTCGACCTGGTGATGGAATATAATGGCGACATCGCCCAGCTGATGACCGAGGACAAGGACGTCGGGTTCGTCCTGCCCAAGGAAGGCAGCCAGCTGAACAGCGATACGCTGTGCATTCCCAAGGGCGCGCCGCACCCGAAGAACGCTCATGCCTTCATCAACTATCTGCTCGATGCCAAGGCCGGCGCGGAAATCAGCAAGACCATCCTCTATCCGACGCCGAACGCGGCGGCCAAGGCGCTGATGCCCGACGATTACAAGAACAACCCGGTGATCTTCCCGCCGGCGGACCAGCTCGCGAAGTGCGAATATGCCTCGTACAACGAAAAGCTGCAGCCGCTGTACGAAGAAGCCTTCACCCGCATCCGCGCCGCCTGA
- a CDS encoding LysR family transcriptional regulator gives MNITFRQIRYFIAVAEARSVSGGSSAVGISQSAVTDAIRTLELETGVTLFHRHPKGVTLTREGHQFLRHARSIIGAIADMAGGVGRDKDHTEGKIRIGVTPVVTGYFLSDQIARFHRLFPKIEIQLVEDRRAYIEHLLVNGELDLGLLMVSNLEQRAAIDHEVLIRSECRAWMAPSHALADVDGLALADLENEPIVALALDELDGLVDGIWSKFDHPPRVAYRTSSMEGVRSLVGTGAGIALLPDLVYRPWSLEGDRVIAKRTRETLPTVDIGIAWRRLTRHSEAVNLFMETVHQNRR, from the coding sequence ATGAACATCACTTTCCGCCAGATTCGCTACTTCATCGCCGTCGCCGAGGCGCGGTCGGTGTCGGGCGGATCCAGTGCGGTGGGCATATCGCAATCGGCGGTGACCGACGCGATCCGCACGCTGGAACTGGAAACCGGCGTCACGTTGTTCCACCGCCATCCCAAAGGCGTGACCCTGACGCGCGAAGGCCATCAGTTCCTGCGGCACGCGCGCTCCATCATCGGCGCGATCGCCGACATGGCCGGCGGTGTCGGGCGCGACAAGGACCATACCGAAGGCAAGATTCGCATTGGTGTGACGCCGGTCGTCACCGGCTATTTCCTGTCAGACCAGATCGCCCGTTTCCACCGGCTGTTTCCCAAGATCGAGATCCAGCTGGTCGAGGACCGCCGCGCCTATATCGAACATCTGCTGGTCAACGGCGAACTCGACCTCGGCCTGTTGATGGTGTCCAATCTCGAACAGCGCGCGGCGATCGATCATGAGGTGCTGATCCGGTCTGAATGCCGCGCCTGGATGGCGCCGTCGCATGCGCTGGCCGACGTCGATGGACTGGCGCTAGCGGACCTTGAGAACGAACCGATTGTGGCGCTAGCGCTCGACGAGCTCGACGGCCTCGTCGACGGCATCTGGTCCAAGTTCGACCATCCGCCTCGCGTCGCCTATCGCACCAGTTCGATGGAAGGCGTGCGCAGCCTCGTCGGCACCGGCGCGGGCATCGCGCTGCTACCCGACCTCGTCTACCGGCCGTGGAGCCTGGAAGGCGACCGCGTGATCGCCAAGCGCACGCGTGAAACGCTGCCGACGGTCGACATCGGCATCGCCTGGCGCCGCCTCACCCGCCACAGCGAGGCGGTCAACCTGTTCATGGAAACGGTGCACCAGAACCGCCGCTAG
- a CDS encoding glutamine synthetase family protein — MTKPPHASNKIADRSESEAFFADNPDIDAIDIIFTNMSGVPRGKRLRQHEVLGVYENGRFLPGSVLVVDIMGQDCEETGLVWEDGDADRLCRPIPGTLVRTPWLGDNAAQFTTSYYELDGTPNDLDPRHVLGRVIDKLAEEGLTPVVAVELEFYLFEMENGRPVIARGLTTGEKPNGNDVYSLRELEDFKPFFDDLYAACDAQNIPLESGISEYAPGQFELTLRHKADAMRAADDGVMYKRIVKGVAAKHGMVASFMAKPFAEQAGSGMHLHVSMADKDGNNAFASDDPEGSPLLRNAIGGMKALLADSMAIFAPNANSFRRFKANSYAPVAPTWGVNNRTVSLRVPAGPPPSRHVEHRVCGADANPYLAVAAVLAAMHHGMVNKIDPGPAIVGNGYEQAPKDTRLPNHWAAAIEAFKNSATLRDYLGDRFVTHYCTVKEVEMARFMAEVTELDYAWYLNNA; from the coding sequence ATGACCAAGCCGCCCCATGCATCGAACAAGATCGCCGACAGATCGGAGTCCGAAGCCTTCTTCGCCGACAATCCGGACATCGATGCGATCGACATCATCTTCACCAACATGTCGGGCGTCCCGCGCGGCAAGCGGCTGCGCCAGCATGAGGTGCTGGGCGTCTATGAAAACGGCCGCTTCCTGCCGGGATCGGTGCTGGTGGTCGACATCATGGGGCAGGATTGCGAGGAGACGGGCCTTGTCTGGGAAGACGGCGACGCCGACCGGCTGTGCCGCCCCATTCCGGGCACTTTGGTCCGCACGCCGTGGCTGGGCGACAATGCCGCGCAGTTCACGACCAGCTATTACGAACTCGACGGTACGCCCAACGACCTCGACCCGCGCCATGTGCTGGGTCGGGTTATCGACAAGCTGGCGGAGGAAGGCCTGACGCCTGTCGTCGCGGTCGAGCTGGAATTCTATCTGTTCGAAATGGAGAACGGTCGCCCCGTCATCGCGCGCGGCCTCACCACCGGCGAGAAGCCCAATGGCAACGACGTCTATTCCTTGCGCGAACTGGAGGACTTCAAGCCCTTCTTCGACGACCTCTACGCCGCCTGCGACGCGCAAAACATCCCGCTCGAATCGGGCATCAGCGAATATGCGCCGGGCCAGTTCGAACTGACGCTGCGCCACAAGGCCGACGCCATGCGCGCGGCCGACGATGGCGTCATGTATAAGCGGATCGTGAAGGGCGTCGCGGCCAAGCATGGCATGGTCGCCAGCTTCATGGCCAAGCCCTTCGCCGAGCAGGCGGGCAGCGGGATGCACCTCCACGTATCGATGGCCGACAAGGACGGTAATAATGCGTTCGCCAGCGACGATCCCGAAGGCTCACCGCTGCTCCGCAATGCCATCGGCGGGATGAAGGCGCTGCTCGCCGACAGCATGGCGATCTTCGCGCCCAACGCGAACAGCTTCCGCCGTTTCAAGGCCAACAGCTATGCACCCGTCGCGCCGACCTGGGGGGTCAACAATCGCACAGTCAGCTTGCGGGTGCCGGCGGGTCCGCCGCCGTCACGCCATGTCGAGCATCGCGTGTGCGGCGCCGACGCCAATCCCTACCTAGCCGTCGCGGCGGTATTGGCGGCGATGCACCATGGCATGGTGAACAAGATCGATCCCGGCCCCGCCATCGTCGGCAACGGCTATGAACAGGCACCCAAGGACACGCGCCTGCCCAACCATTGGGCCGCGGCGATCGAGGCGTTCAAGAATAGCGCCACGCTGCGCGACTATCTCGGCGACCGTTTCGTCACCCACTATTGCACGGTGAAAGAGGTCGAGATGGCGCGCTTCATGGCCGAGGTGACCGAGCTCGACTACGCCTGGTATTTGAACAACGCCTAG
- a CDS encoding aspartate aminotransferase family protein, which translates to MISPASIDAMLTAERALFAQRNPNSAALAAKAANHWHRGVPFHWMLDWGTPFPLFAERAEGAELWDVDGHRFDDFCLGDTGSMFGHSPAPVADAIARQASRGLTYMLPTDDAVVVADELAKRFKLPFWQVTSSASEANRAVIRWCRGITGRDQILIFNGCYHGAVDDVFVDLRDGVPMLRRSLVGQVYDVREHTRVIEFNDLAALEAALAPGDVACLLMEPAMTNVGMVLPDDGYLEAARELCTRHGTLLVFDETHTISTGYGGHTGTYGPIPDLFVLGKPVAGGVPCAVYGFSADVAERMEHVRAQGETGHSGIGTTLSANALALAAMRACLTQVMTPAAYAHMLPLAETLAQKVKAVIAANGLDWHVTHIGSRGEFICSDKAARNGTEARAAMQGPLEHALHLFLINRGVLIAPFHNMTLVSPATRPEQVDRLAEVLDECLQTLIG; encoded by the coding sequence ATGATTTCGCCCGCATCGATCGACGCCATGCTGACGGCCGAGCGCGCGCTGTTCGCCCAGCGCAATCCGAACAGCGCCGCGCTGGCCGCCAAGGCCGCGAACCATTGGCATCGCGGCGTCCCGTTCCACTGGATGCTCGATTGGGGCACGCCGTTCCCGCTGTTCGCGGAGCGGGCGGAAGGCGCGGAGCTGTGGGATGTCGACGGGCACCGCTTTGACGATTTTTGCCTGGGCGATACCGGGTCGATGTTCGGCCATTCGCCCGCGCCGGTCGCCGACGCGATCGCTCGCCAAGCCTCGCGCGGCCTCACTTATATGCTGCCGACCGACGACGCGGTGGTGGTCGCTGACGAATTGGCGAAGCGCTTTAAGCTGCCTTTCTGGCAAGTGACGTCGAGCGCGAGTGAGGCCAACCGCGCGGTGATCCGCTGGTGCCGCGGGATCACGGGGCGCGACCAGATCCTGATCTTCAACGGCTGCTACCATGGCGCGGTCGATGATGTGTTCGTCGACCTGCGCGACGGCGTGCCCATGCTCCGCCGCAGCCTGGTCGGGCAGGTCTATGACGTGCGCGAGCATACGCGGGTGATCGAATTCAACGACCTCGCCGCGCTCGAAGCCGCGCTCGCGCCGGGCGACGTCGCCTGCCTGCTGATGGAACCGGCGATGACCAATGTCGGCATGGTGCTGCCCGACGATGGCTATCTCGAAGCGGCGCGCGAGCTTTGCACCCGCCACGGCACGCTGCTGGTGTTCGACGAGACCCACACCATCTCCACCGGATACGGCGGTCACACCGGCACCTACGGCCCGATCCCCGACCTGTTCGTGCTCGGCAAGCCGGTCGCGGGCGGGGTACCGTGCGCGGTCTATGGTTTTTCCGCCGACGTTGCCGAGCGGATGGAGCATGTCCGCGCCCAAGGGGAAACGGGCCATTCGGGCATCGGCACGACGCTGTCGGCCAATGCGCTGGCACTCGCTGCGATGCGCGCCTGCCTGACGCAAGTGATGACGCCTGCCGCTTATGCGCACATGCTGCCGCTGGCCGAAACGCTGGCGCAGAAGGTGAAGGCGGTGATCGCCGCTAACGGCCTCGACTGGCACGTCACCCACATTGGATCGCGCGGCGAATTCATCTGTTCGGATAAGGCCGCGCGCAACGGCACCGAGGCGCGCGCCGCGATGCAGGGGCCGCTCGAACATGCGCTGCACCTGTTCCTTATCAACCGCGGCGTGCTGATCGCGCCGTTCCACAACATGACCCTCGTCAGCCCCGCGACCCGCCCTGAGCAGGTCGACCGGCTGGCCGAGGTGCTTGACGAATGCCTCCAGACGCTGATCGGATAG
- a CDS encoding NAD(P)/FAD-dependent oxidoreductase: protein MAAHAPSLYAATANPFPPQPALTGDRSTDVVVIGGGFTGLSAALHAAEAGFKVILLEAHRIGWGASGRNGGQMIPGLRWGAPDLVDKLGEDRARQLLRLANSAVDRVRGRIALHGIECDHRVGHFQAAAKPAHLDEMRRELAILERLVDFEGAEIVERADVGAHVASDRYHGGLYDRNGGHLHPLNYALGLAKASLAAGVEIHECTPVLRVDHGTPVRAETERGTVTAKYAVLACDAFMESISPELARMTMPVANYNVATEPLGEARIKTLFPTGAAVSDSKFVLNYYRPSGDHRLIFGGGEKYSPRPPHDVAGFVRPYLEGVFPQLEGVKIDYAWGGLVGVTMNRLPHFGRIGNSFFAHGWSGHGVLLTTLAGELIAGAMRGTAERFDLFASLPNKPFPGGPLLRHPLYVAGMLWFALKDRL from the coding sequence ATGGCCGCCCACGCGCCGTCGCTTTATGCGGCGACCGCCAATCCTTTTCCGCCGCAACCGGCCCTTACGGGCGATCGATCGACCGACGTGGTGGTGATCGGCGGCGGGTTCACCGGACTGTCGGCGGCGCTTCACGCGGCGGAAGCCGGCTTCAAGGTGATCCTGCTCGAAGCGCATCGCATCGGCTGGGGCGCGTCGGGGCGCAACGGCGGACAGATGATCCCGGGGCTTCGCTGGGGTGCGCCCGATCTGGTCGACAAATTAGGCGAGGATCGCGCCCGGCAATTGCTTCGCCTTGCCAATTCGGCGGTTGACCGCGTGCGCGGCCGGATTGCGCTGCACGGCATCGAATGCGACCATCGCGTCGGCCATTTCCAGGCTGCGGCGAAGCCCGCGCACCTCGACGAGATGCGGCGTGAATTGGCGATCCTCGAACGCCTGGTCGACTTTGAAGGCGCCGAGATCGTCGAGCGGGCCGATGTCGGCGCGCACGTCGCCAGCGATCGCTACCATGGCGGTCTGTATGACCGGAATGGCGGCCATCTCCATCCGCTCAACTATGCGCTGGGGCTGGCCAAGGCCTCATTGGCAGCCGGGGTCGAAATCCACGAGTGCACGCCAGTCCTTAGGGTAGACCATGGGACGCCGGTTAGGGCCGAGACTGAGCGCGGCACGGTGACCGCGAAATATGCGGTGCTCGCCTGCGACGCCTTCATGGAATCGATCTCGCCCGAGCTGGCGCGGATGACGATGCCGGTCGCCAATTACAATGTCGCGACCGAACCGTTGGGCGAGGCTCGGATAAAGACGCTGTTTCCAACGGGCGCGGCGGTGTCGGACAGCAAGTTCGTGCTCAACTATTACCGGCCGAGTGGCGACCACCGCCTGATCTTCGGCGGCGGCGAGAAATATTCGCCGCGCCCGCCGCACGACGTTGCGGGGTTCGTCCGGCCGTATCTGGAAGGCGTGTTCCCGCAACTGGAAGGGGTCAAGATCGACTATGCCTGGGGCGGTCTCGTCGGCGTGACGATGAACCGGCTGCCGCACTTCGGCCGCATCGGGAACAGCTTCTTCGCACATGGCTGGTCAGGACATGGCGTGCTGCTGACGACCTTGGCGGGCGAACTGATCGCCGGTGCGATGCGCGGGACGGCGGAGCGTTTCGACCTGTTCGCGTCGCTGCCGAACAAGCCCTTTCCAGGAGGGCCGTTGCTGCGCCATCCGCTCTACGTCGCGGGCATGCTATGGTTCGCGCTGAAGGACCGCCTATGA
- a CDS encoding glutamine synthetase family protein, which produces MSIDLAAWINERGIAEVECIIPDMNGIQRGKVLPANKFIKSFADRTLRIPSSVFIVTVMGEYPDGVDDIVPDFDPDYMLVPDPSTIREAPGYTTPTAYVIADAIKADGTPVRIAPREVLKSVLALYAKKGWKPVIAPELEFYLVSKNLDPDFPLVPPTGRSGRAETASQPFGLEALGEFEDIIEHIYDFCERANLNIDTMIHESGAAQLEVNFLHGDPLALADEVLLFKRIVRQVALDHGVYATFLAKPMSDQPGSAMHIHQSIVDADNGRNVFSTPNGRDSALFRSHIAGLVRLLPQVTPLFAPNVNSYRRMRPDTSAPVNVQWGSDNRSCGIRIPVSDPANRRVENRLAGADANPYLAIATSLICGYVGMIERMQPPKSIAGNAYNRARTLPRTLEGALDRFRNCKPVKQQLGEDFFDVFYAIKEAELYAYQSVISSWEREHLLLKV; this is translated from the coding sequence ATGAGTATCGACCTAGCAGCCTGGATCAACGAACGCGGCATCGCCGAGGTCGAATGCATCATCCCGGACATGAACGGGATCCAGCGCGGCAAGGTGCTGCCGGCCAACAAGTTCATCAAGAGCTTCGCAGACCGCACGCTGAGGATTCCCAGCAGCGTGTTCATCGTCACCGTCATGGGCGAATATCCCGACGGCGTGGACGACATCGTTCCGGATTTCGATCCGGACTATATGCTGGTCCCCGATCCTTCGACGATCCGCGAAGCGCCGGGTTACACGACGCCGACCGCCTATGTCATCGCCGACGCCATCAAGGCCGATGGCACGCCGGTCCGCATCGCGCCGCGCGAGGTATTGAAGTCCGTTTTGGCGCTTTACGCCAAGAAGGGGTGGAAGCCGGTCATCGCGCCGGAGCTGGAATTCTACCTCGTTTCGAAGAATCTCGACCCCGATTTCCCGCTGGTGCCGCCGACCGGACGTTCGGGCCGCGCCGAAACGGCGAGCCAGCCGTTCGGCCTCGAAGCGCTCGGCGAGTTCGAGGACATCATCGAGCATATCTATGATTTCTGCGAGCGCGCGAACCTCAACATCGACACGATGATCCATGAATCGGGCGCGGCGCAGCTGGAGGTGAATTTCCTCCACGGCGATCCGCTGGCGCTGGCCGATGAAGTGCTGCTGTTCAAGCGGATCGTGCGCCAGGTTGCGCTCGACCATGGCGTCTATGCCACCTTCCTGGCCAAGCCGATGTCGGACCAGCCGGGCAGCGCGATGCATATCCACCAGTCGATCGTCGACGCCGACAATGGCCGCAACGTCTTTTCCACCCCCAATGGCCGCGACAGTGCGCTGTTCCGCAGCCATATCGCCGGGCTGGTCCGCCTGTTGCCGCAAGTGACCCCGCTGTTCGCACCTAACGTCAACAGCTACCGCCGGATGCGGCCCGACACGTCGGCGCCGGTCAACGTCCAATGGGGTTCCGACAACCGCAGCTGCGGTATCCGTATCCCGGTATCGGACCCCGCCAACCGCCGCGTCGAAAACCGGCTCGCCGGGGCAGACGCCAACCCCTATCTGGCGATAGCGACGTCGCTGATCTGCGGCTATGTCGGCATGATCGAGCGGATGCAGCCGCCCAAGAGCATCGCCGGCAACGCCTACAACCGCGCGCGCACCCTGCCGCGAACCCTGGAAGGGGCGCTCGACCGCTTCCGCAACTGCAAGCCGGTGAAGCAGCAGCTGGGCGAGGATTTCTTCGACGTTTTCTACGCGATCAAGGAAGCCGAGCTTTACGCCTACCAGTCGGTCATCAGCTCGTGGGAGCGCGAACATCTTCTGCTGAAGGTGTAG